The genomic window TGGACTGGGAAGCTGAGATCCGTCCGCTCTTCCTCATCTGACTGAAGCTCTGCGGCAGAAGGTAGAGCTGGGCGCGCCTGGTCATTTCCCTGATCTCCTCCACCACTTCCTCTATATCCTTGTCTGACCCCCTCGACTCCACAGCATGTTCGACCATCTGTTTCATCGGATAGCTTCCGATGCGCGAATCGATGACATATACAGGTTTTGACATGTCCTCCGAAGCACTGAGCGAGCTCTGGTATGTCCCTGTCAGTTCACTTGATGCGTGTACTGCAATGACGGCTTCATATTCATCATCCGCTTCAATCGCTTCGTATATCTCCATGAATTCCCCTATTGTCGGCTGGGAGGTCTTCGCCCCTTCCCCGCTCTCTTTCAGCATGTCATAGATTTCTTCAGTCGTCGCATCAATGCCGTCCCTGTAGGCGACGCCATTGATGATGACAGACATCGGCAGCACCTTGACATCATGCTTGTCCCTGTATGCCTGATCGACGCCGGATGCGGAATCCGTCACCACTGCTATCTTTTTCATGTTTATCCCTTCCTTCGTACCACGTAATGTTTCAACCAGTGTAGCATTTACTCCCATATAATACTATAAATAATCCCTGAAGCGCTGTACCGCCTGATGGACGGCACCTTTCTCCTTCATCAGGGCTTCATACGAACCTGATTCGATGATGCGTCCCTGCTCCATGTAATGGATGAAATCGAATGATTCGAGTCTGCTGAGATCATGTGTGCTGATGATGAGGGTGGGCTTCGACAGTATGCGGTCCCACACCTTCTGCTTCAGACTGTCATCCAGGCGTGCCGTCGGTTCGTCCATGATCCACCATGGCTTATCTTCAGCCAGCATCCGGATGAAATGCAGCCGTTTCTGTTCCCCACCCGACAGTCTGCCGGTGAATTCGATGAGGGTATCAGGGCTGTAGTATGCCATTCCCATCTCTTCCAGATCAGCCGACACTTCTTCCGGTGACCTGTCGATATGTCCGAACAGCGTGACATTATCCATTACCGTCGCATTATAGAAATCCAGCTGCTGGGGCATGATCGAAGCATTGCCGGCCAGTGCCTCGTAATCTGTTTCGCTGTCCCCGCTGTACACAGTGACCGCAGGATCTGCATGGATGAGGCGTTCTATCAGCGTCGTCTTTCCTGAACCGCTGCTGCCGATGATTGCATGCTTCTCCCCTTTTTTGAATGTTACAGAAATATCCTTCAGTACATCCAATGAGGCATTCGGATAGCGGAAGTTCAGACCTTCCGCCCGGATGGCCGTCAATTCCGCCCCACTGTCCCGTTGTCGAGAAGCCGGGACATCCGTCTCCAGTTCGGCAACTGCCGACTTCACCCTCCCATATTGGCTGGCAGGGTTCATCACAGGCATTATCAGGTCGAAATAGCTCAAGGCAATGAGCATTACCATCGGTACCCAAAGCGGCGTGTCTTCATAGGTCAGGACGATGATCAGAACGATGGCCGCAATCTGGATTGTCTGGGCGATGAACTGCATCATCGCTTCGTATGCGGCAAGCCGGTCCTCATTTCTTCTGATGGCCCGCAGTTCAGGGGAGAGCCCCGCCCTTTGTGCCCCAGCCTTCTTCGTCACCCATAAATCGGTATAGTCATGGATGAAGTGATACAGTTTTCCGTAGAGGACATCATCCGTGGCTTCCCTCGCTTCGAGTGCTTTTGCCATCCTTCCTTCAAACATCTTGGGGATGGCGAATAGCAGGATGAGTGCAATTGCTCCTGCCAGCACTGCAAAAGCAGGACCGAAATAGATCGACAGCACTATGAGCAGCAGTGAGATCAGTACGGCTACGATATAGGGATAGATGATCCGTATATAATAGTTCTCGACCTGCTCGAAATATTGATTCAGCCTTTGGATGAATTTTACGCTATGGGTATTCCTGTCGGTGCGGATCGTACTCCTGAAATAATCCAGCCGGAGCCGTCCGATCAGCTGGAAGGTCGCCTCATGGGAAAGAAGGCGTTCTATATACTTGAATGCCCCCTTCATCATCCCGAAAAGCTTGATGACTGCGATGATCAGTATGATGACAAAAAAAGGCGGGTCGAAGAAGCTCAGACTGATCATGTAGCCGCTGAGGCCAAATAGCGCGATGCCGACAAGACCGCCCGAGAGGCCGAGGATGATGCTGTAGAGTATCTGCTTTCTTTCATTCTTTAAAAATTCCATCACGATGCCCCTTTCGCGAGGGTGATCTGCCTGTTGCTGAATGTATAGTGACGGTCTGCAATATTGAGCAGTTTCTTCCGGTGGACAACTGCCACAATCGCCGCCTCCTGCTTGAGTTCTGCCAAGTGCTCCATGATGAGCGCTTCAGTCGTGGCGTCGAGGAATTCGGTCGGCTCATCCATCAGTATGATGCTGGGGCGCCTTATCAGGACGCGCGCAATCTTGAGTCTGACGATTTCCCCGCCAGAGAGGGGGATGTTGTGGTTCACTATCGGTGTATGGATTCCTTTCTCCAGGTTGTCCAGACTGTCCATCAGCCCGAGCTGATCCAGTATATGGACAACTTCCCGCTCCGCATACTCGCCATCCGATACATAATGATGGATGGTCGTGTCGGAAAAGTAGACTTCATCCGAAATATATCCGACGTCCTCATCTGACAGGGCGACTGTCCCCTTCTCCGGCCGATGCAGTCCAAGCAGCATGTGTATGAAGGTGCTTTTCCCGATGCCGGACGGTCCGGTGATGGCGACGAACCCCGTCTTCGGCAATGTCATATCGACATCTTCAAGCAGCATATCCTCACCATAGCCGAGCGAGATACCCTCAAGTGCAACCGAATCGGAGGTGGCTCCGAATGTTCTGTAGTCCTCCCTGGCAGAGTCAGTGGCAAGCCATTCTTCGATGCGTTCCAGATGACCCTGCGAGAGCTTACCATTATGGAACTCGATGCCGAGCACCTTCAGCGCATTATAGAATTCAGGCGCGAGCAGCAGGGTGAAGAATGCCGCGTAGAATGTGATGCCATCGAATATGATGATCTGAAGTCCAACCTCCAGTGCAATCAGTCCGATGCCGAGTATCGTAATGAATTCGAGCATCAATGTAGACTGGAAGGCATATTTCAGAATATGCATAGTCTCCCTGACATAGCTTTCGTTGTATTGTTTGAGTTTCCCGATCACTGTATCTTCAGCCCCGGTGTGCCTCACCGTATTCTTTCCCCTGATGAGGTTGAGGAAAAGTGTGCCGAGTTCATCGAATTGCGCTGCCTGCGCCTCCGATTCATCCTTCGTCCGGAGACCCACCAGCACATAGTAGAGCGGGACGAACGGTGCCGTAAACAGCATGATGAACGCTGCATTGCTGTGGATCATGAACATCGCAGCAATGATGACGGTAAGCTTGACCATCGTCTGGATGACAGTCGGGATGAAGACCTTCTCGAATGGCCGATATTTTTCGAGATGGACGAAGATTGCGTTGAGCATCGACTCAGAATGCTTCCGCGTCTGATCGTCTATAGTGGAGACCACCCGGCCAGCAAGTGCTTCAATCCTTGAATTCGCCACACGTGCTCCGACAACTTTGTAGAGTGCAGACATAAGGGCATAGAGGAGGAAGAACAGGGCCACCCACATCAGGCCGTGAACACCCGGGGCAGCGCCCTCCATTACGATATCCTCAAGCATCATGGACAGATGATGTCCAAACATGATGAGCGCTGCCACTCCGAGGGCGGACATGAGGGCATACAATATAAGGTATTTCTTTGGCATGTTCAGCTTCATATTATTCCTTTCTGTCGACAAAAAACGTGAAGGTATACTCCACGTTTGATCAGCCGCCTATATAGCTCATATTGATTTTATTCCTCTTGCGCCGGTTTTCCGCTGTAATCTCAGTCCGGAGATCCGAATACCGGTCATCGCGCTTGTTCCATACACCTGTCAGCACTTCAACCAGCTCATCGTCTGAAATGCCCTTCCGCATGATCTGCTTGATGTCGAAACCTTCCACAGCAAACAGGCAGCCATA from Salinicoccus sp. RF5 includes these protein-coding regions:
- a CDS encoding DegV family protein; translation: MKKIAVVTDSASGVDQAYRDKHDVKVLPMSVIINGVAYRDGIDATTEEIYDMLKESGEGAKTSQPTIGEFMEIYEAIEADDEYEAVIAVHASSELTGTYQSSLSASEDMSKPVYVIDSRIGSYPMKQMVEHAVESRGSDKDIEEVVEEIREMTRRAQLYLLPQSFSQMRKSGRISASQSMLASVLNIHLKLEFDDGKVVVGEKLRTKKKIYNAVLANLEEHVKAGGVKTLGLVHAGSASLVDEWKKKIEERLPDVNLVVEPLVTVAGVHTGHGTIGFGFTKGR
- a CDS encoding ATP-binding cassette domain-containing protein; this encodes MEFLKNERKQILYSIILGLSGGLVGIALFGLSGYMISLSFFDPPFFVIILIIAVIKLFGMMKGAFKYIERLLSHEATFQLIGRLRLDYFRSTIRTDRNTHSVKFIQRLNQYFEQVENYYIRIIYPYIVAVLISLLLIVLSIYFGPAFAVLAGAIALILLFAIPKMFEGRMAKALEAREATDDVLYGKLYHFIHDYTDLWVTKKAGAQRAGLSPELRAIRRNEDRLAAYEAMMQFIAQTIQIAAIVLIIVLTYEDTPLWVPMVMLIALSYFDLIMPVMNPASQYGRVKSAVAELETDVPASRQRDSGAELTAIRAEGLNFRYPNASLDVLKDISVTFKKGEKHAIIGSSGSGKTTLIERLIHADPAVTVYSGDSETDYEALAGNASIMPQQLDFYNATVMDNVTLFGHIDRSPEEVSADLEEMGMAYYSPDTLIEFTGRLSGGEQKRLHFIRMLAEDKPWWIMDEPTARLDDSLKQKVWDRILSKPTLIISTHDLSRLESFDFIHYMEQGRIIESGSYEALMKEKGAVHQAVQRFRDYL
- a CDS encoding ATP-binding cassette domain-containing protein, producing MPKKYLILYALMSALGVAALIMFGHHLSMMLEDIVMEGAAPGVHGLMWVALFFLLYALMSALYKVVGARVANSRIEALAGRVVSTIDDQTRKHSESMLNAIFVHLEKYRPFEKVFIPTVIQTMVKLTVIIAAMFMIHSNAAFIMLFTAPFVPLYYVLVGLRTKDESEAQAAQFDELGTLFLNLIRGKNTVRHTGAEDTVIGKLKQYNESYVRETMHILKYAFQSTLMLEFITILGIGLIALEVGLQIIIFDGITFYAAFFTLLLAPEFYNALKVLGIEFHNGKLSQGHLERIEEWLATDSAREDYRTFGATSDSVALEGISLGYGEDMLLEDVDMTLPKTGFVAITGPSGIGKSTFIHMLLGLHRPEKGTVALSDEDVGYISDEVYFSDTTIHHYVSDGEYAEREVVHILDQLGLMDSLDNLEKGIHTPIVNHNIPLSGGEIVRLKIARVLIRRPSIILMDEPTEFLDATTEALIMEHLAELKQEAAIVAVVHRKKLLNIADRHYTFSNRQITLAKGAS